In a single window of the Arachis hypogaea cultivar Tifrunner chromosome 6, arahy.Tifrunner.gnm2.J5K5, whole genome shotgun sequence genome:
- the LOC140173791 gene encoding uncharacterized protein produces the protein MVERTLRVCRFESWRIVSPIGVAGGLVLAWKEGVKVQIVSEKEYYIAVTVKDLSNRLNWGLIGVYLNTNEQVRAGQFHELSATIQKMQNEMIVMGDFNTIASQEEKRGGGLKSWSSISDFNNFIDGSSLMDLGMVGRNFTWSNKRRGEEQILERLDRILVSNSWLHMFPTNTVTRMQENGSDHALLLLDTSLQVERSKRRFKFQQRWCGVEAVRGVITEAWNSYVEGSAMFVLAQKLKLCRHRLVQWQKTSKSNSKAEIEEILKKIEELRETGINGGIEVEELENMLENAYGREESYWKEKSRIKWLKEGDKNTKFVHQSFQSRVRRNKIWKLERNDRSFATSRADIALVAEDYFRDIFSSTNSTDPEGEFEDFLPKVSLAMNRRLLRPVSLDEVKRLCLVCTLKVHPVMMGSQQSSSITTGTLWLGMCFER, from the coding sequence ATGGTGGAAAGGACGCTACGGGTATGCAGGTTTGAGTCTTGGAGAATTGTGAGCCCGATTGGGGTAGCGGGAGGTTTAGTCTTGGCTTGGAAGGAAGGGGTGAAAGTGCAAATCGTCTCAGAGAAAGAGTACTACATTGCTGTCACGGTCAAAGACTTGTCTAATAGACTGAATTGGGGTTTAATTGGTGTTTATCTTAACACAAATGAACAAGTTAGGGCTGGTCAATTCCATGAGCTGTCAGCTACTATACAGAAAATGCAAAATGAAATGATTGTGATGGgagatttcaataccattgctaGTCAGGAGGAGAAAAGGGGTGGAGGGTTGAAATCTTGGTCCTCTATTTCAGATTTTAATAACTTTATTGATGGAAGTAGCTTGATGGATCTTGGTATGGTGGGTAGGAATTTCACTTGGTCCAATAAAAGGAGAGGAGAAGAGCAGATTTTAGAAAGACTAGACCGTATTTTGGTAAGCAACAGCTGGCTGCACATGTTTCCTACTAATACAGTGACTAGGATGCAGGAAAATGGATCTGATCATGCCCTTTTATTATTGGATACCAGTCTTCAAGTTGAGAGATCTAAACGCAGGTTTAAGTTCCAACAGAGGTGGTGTGGGGTCGAGGCGGTTAGAGGGGTTATTACCGAGGCATGGAACTCCTATGTTGAAGGTTCAGCGATGTTTGTTTTAGCTCAAAAACTGAAACTCTGCAGACATCGTCTTGTGCAATGGCAGAAAACATCCAAATCCAACTCTAAAGCTGAAATAGAGGAGATTCTCAAAAAAATAGAAGAGCTTAGAGAGACAGGAATTAATGGAGGAATTGAGGTTGAGGAGCTGGAAAACATGCTGGAGAACGCTTATGGTAGGGAGGAGAGCTACTGGAAAGAGAAGTCTCGGATAAAATGGCTGAAGGAAGGGGATAAGAACACTAAATTCGTCCACCAATCATTTCAATCCCGGGTTCGGCGTAATAAAATCTGGAAATTGGAACGGAATGATCGGAGCTTTGCTACCTCTCGAGCTGATATAGCCTTAGTTGCAGAAGACTATTTTAGAGATATATTTTCTTCTACCAACTCAACTGATCCGGAGGGGGAATTTGAAGACTTTCTTCCCAAAGTTTCTTTAGCCATGAATAGAAGATTACTACGGCCAGTTTCTCTAGATGAAGTCAAACGGCTGTGTTTAGTGTGCACTCTGAAAGTGCACCCGGTGATGATGGGTTCACAGCAAAGTTCTTCCATTACTACTGGAACATTGTGGCTGGGGATGTGTTTCGAGCGGTGA